In the genome of Drosophila pseudoobscura strain MV-25-SWS-2005 chromosome 3, UCI_Dpse_MV25, whole genome shotgun sequence, one region contains:
- the Patronin gene encoding patronin isoform X4 yields MDAAESQEIRQARQRASVKWLLSKAFNNRVPDNLKEPFYRDHENQERLKPQIIVELGNATLYCQTLSNLYSDPNYQSLNHWSIIQTLARKGVPVAESSDMPITETVLIQTNPLRINAHMSVIESLMVLYAKEISSGDRIMSAIRRISGSNYQTPPGQTYEQALLAWISHACAALKKRIIKEVETGLPDENGTRLQTPDIPPVRDFQDLCDGICLALLIAYYCPKVVPWTMVRINYLPAVEDSIHNILLVSNFSQKHLPYGVFHMTPEDVTFMRGSMKLNLVLLLTDLFNLFEIHPAKCVCYPGMDGQDVIARRTLGANEHGICHRRGLTMQPVMPIPDLRSDLDQPPVGSPSNRPPFQVPHSNSFSGGLNRRSTPPNEHQQQQHQQTVVQANSNHFDGNQGEAFVVHKSRGITTLSSMHSQQQQQHHHQQQHQQQQQFHQQQQSQLQQQLQQQQQQQQQEPLVPARLRQAKEKTNVESKADERGDFVAAGRPSNWEQSRRPSFAGRRSRRNSSSEDSQLTIENFGGSQDQLHTLGGRFDRDRERDRDRDRERKFSNTSIAEPAVAVRSSIADARGTLQLGYDTDSGSEKQDRETEKYSMRRQASVDNVPTVSAHNLSNASSPLPQARNKQHSSDKDYSHSVADTYNDARSSAYDPESTPVRKSSTSSMPASPAAWQLDVGDEDMRSLENATKLSTIRMKLEEKRRRIEQDKRKIEMALLRHQEKEDLESCPEVMKWETMSNESKRTPDMDPVDLDKYQQSIAIMNMNLQDIQQDIHRLATQQSQMQAQHLQAQQLLQAQQIANMLNQQQQTYGSQQHLSDHHYQQQQRPMQQSFGSSPHLPQAYNAPVSAYSSRPPSRDPYQQQHQQQQPMAMPQPMQFVNEHGQYMSPPQPSHYQPQSIYSDNGAPYNNHSPHYGAAAPPQYRSSVVFDDYGQPTNHFYLHESSPQAQPQVHPQRRTWAHSAAAAAYEQQQQIQQPMVDVNAWQSQQQQQQHHQQQKKAQQPWMNRPPSSAGGAAQGSFMLHQNGGGGAGGGGGGGGELQHLFQVQASPQHSQRQLGGGANGVQRQQSLTNLRDNRSPKSQHQPQTMGMAMQQEDMMAPQSICFIGDEEDVDEVERNIIESMQATRISDFVLQQQQQQQHHQQQLQLQQQQQRLQGGRGSSSEDYDSGEMISNKLNITSGNLTYRIPSPSRPSIQANSFQDPRDSEDQPAEKGFYISFDDDQPKRPKPPLRAKRSPKKEALPLGGSSSSIRDRDSVDHQTLLKRESLSQLHNNNNNNGSEDGHKSAGANRHSIHGLNHSNSVKSPGNATYNKYTDEAPIQLRHLAVSGSDPFGHEPHPHPHPQPMQQQPMSPTRIQQSNNSAEAAKNKALVIGADATNLDPESVDEMERRKEKIMLLSLQRRQQQEEAKARKEIEASQKREKEREKEEERARKKEDQMARRAAILEQHRLKKAIEEAEREGKTLDRPDLHVKLQPQSSSATNPRLRQQRTTRPRPKTIHVDDASVDISEASSISSRGKKGSSSNLTGYGQLSSNSMKRDYYRGSQDSLTVKESPDDYPSTSSTPIGRRGSYKTSREPAAVERGRTLSRISVAKGSTLNFRGRKSNSLMNLCDTDSGLGRATPPRRAPSPGMGASGRHMPSPSGPGSLPPGLISKRRGFDDGSSDFSLTPNFNMEYSGPKLYKQPAAKSNRGIILNAVEYCVFPGAVNREAKQKVLEKIARSEAKHFLVLFRDAGCQFRALYSYMPESGDQVTKLYGTGPSQVDEVMFDKFFKYNSGGKCFSQVHTKHLTVTIDAFTIHNSLWQGKRVQLPSKKDMALVI; encoded by the exons ATGGATGCCGCCGAATCACAGGAAATACGACAG GCTCGTCAACGCGCTTCCGTCAAGTGGCTGCTCTCGAAGGCCTTCAACAATCGCGTGCCGGACAACCTGAAGGAGCCCTTCTATCGCGACCATGAGAATCAGGAGCGCCTCAAGCCCCAGATCATTGTGGAGCTGGGCAACGCCACGCTGTACTGCCAGACGTTGTCCAATCTGTACTCAGATCCCAACTACCAAAGCTTGAATCACTGGTCAATAATACAGACGCTAGCGCGCAAGGGTGTCCCGGTGGCCGAGTCCTCGGACATGCCCATTACCGAAACGGTATTAATTCAAACGAATCCGTTGCGAATT AACGCCCACATGTCTGTGATAGAATCGCTGATGGTTTTGTATGCCAAGGAGATATCATCGGGTGACCGCATCATGTCGGCCATCAGAAG AATATCTGGCAGCAATTACCAGACGCCTCCTGGCCAAACGTATGAGCAAGCTCTGCTGGCTTGGATTTCGCATGCCTGCGCCGCTCTGAAGAAGCGCATCATCAAGGAGGTGGAGACAGGGCTGCCCGATGAGAAT GGCACGCGTCTGCAGACGCCGGACATACCGCCAGTGAGGGACTTCCAGGATCTGTGCGATGGCATCTGCCTGGCGCTGCTCATCGCCTACTACTGCCCCAAGGTGGTGCCCTGGACGATGGTGCGCATCAACTATCTGCCCGCTGTCGAGGACTCCATACACAATATCCTGCTCGTGAGCAATTTCTCACAGAAGCATCTGCCATATGGCGTCTTCCACATGACGCCCGAGGATGTGACCTTCATGAGGGG ATCGATGAAACTGAATCTGGTACTGCTGCTCACGGATCTGTTCAATCTGTTCGAGATACATCCGGCGAAGTGTGTCTGCTACCCGGGCATGGATGGTCAGG ATGTCATCGCCCGGCGCACCTTGGGCGCCAATGAGCACGGAATCTGCCACCGACGGGGCCTCACAATGCAGCCCGTTATGCCCATACCCGATCTCCGCAGCGATCTCGACCAGCCGCCCGTTGGCTCGCCCTCGAATCGGCCGCCATTTCAAG TTCCGCATTCGAATTCATTCAGCGGCGGCTTAAATCGCAGATCCACCCCGCCAAAcgaacaccaacaacaacaacaccaacagacGGTTGTTCAAGCAAATTCGAATCATTTCGATGGTAATCAAGGCGAAG CCTTCGTCGTGCACAAGTCGCGTGGCATCACCACACTCTCATCCATGcactcgcagcagcagcagcaacaccaccaccaacagcagcatcagcaacagcaacagttccaccagcagcagcagtcgcagctacagcaacagctacagcagcaacagcagcagcagcagcaggagccctTGGTTCCGGCTCGCTTGCGTCAGGCTAAAGAAAAGACCAATGTCGAGTCCAAGGCGGATGAGAGAG GCGATTTTGTCGCTGCGGGTCGACCAAGTAACTGGGAACAGAGCCGTCGGCCAAGCTTTGCAG GGCGCCGCTCGCGCAGGAACTCCTCCAGCGAGGACTCTCAGCTGACCATCGAGAACTTTGGCGGCTCCCAGGATCAGCTGCACACGCTGGGAGGCAGATTCGATCGGGATCGCGAACGGGAccgagacagggacagggagcgGAAGTTTTCCAACACCAGCATAG CTGAACCCGCTGTGGCCGTGCGCTCCTCCATTGCCGATGCCCGGGGCACGCTGCAGCTTGGCTACGACACGGATTCGGGCTCGGAGAAGCAGGACCGCGAGACGGAGAAGTATTCAATGCGTCGGCAGGCGAG TGTCGACAATGTGCCCACGGTGTCGGCTCACAATCTATCGAATGCGAGCAGCCCCTTGCCACAGGCACGGAACAAGCAACATTCCAGCGACAAAGACTACAGCCACAGCGTGGCGGACACCTACAACGACGCCCGCTCCAGTGCCTACGATCCGGAGAGCACCCCAGTGCGCAAGTCCTCCACCAGCAGCATGCCAGCGAGCCCCGCAGCCTGGCAGCTGGACGTGGGCGATGAGGACATGCGCTCGCTGGAGAACGCCACCAAGCTGTCCACCATACGCATGAAGCTGGAGGAGAAGCGTCGTCGCATTGAGCAGGACAAGCGGAAGATCGAAATGGCCCTGCTCAGGCACCAGGAGAAG GAGGATCTGGAATCTTGTCCGGAGGTTATGAAGTGGGAAACCATGAGCAATGAATCGAAGCGCACGCCGGACATGGATCCCGTTGACTTGGACAAGTACCAG CAAAGCATCGCCATCATGAACATGAATCTGCAGGATATCCAGCAGGATATCCACCGCCTGGCCACGCAGCAGAGCCAGATGCAGGCCCAGCACCTGCAGGCGCAGCAGCTCCTGCAGGCCCAGCAAATAGCCAATATGCTGAACCAG cagcaacagacgTATGGGTCGCAGCAGCACCTGTCTGACCACcactaccagcagcagcagagacccATGCAGCAAAGCTTTGGCTCATCGCCGCATCTTCCGCAGGCCTACAATGCCCCAGTCAGTGCGTACAGCTCCCGTCCGCCCAGCCGCGATCCCtatcagcagcaacaccagcagcagcagcccatgGCCATGCCCCAGCCGATGCAGTTCGTCAATGAGCACGGCCAGTACATGTCGCCGCCGCAGCCCTCCCACTACCAGCCGCAGAGCATCTACAGCGACAATGGAGCGCCCTACAACAACCACTCGCCGCACTACGGAGCGGCTGCTCCTCCGCAGTACAGGAGCAGTGTGGTCTTCGATGACTATGGCCAGCCCACGAACCACTTCTACCTGCATGAGTCCTcgccacaggcacagccacaggtCCATCCCCAGCGCCGCACCTGGGCGCactcagcagcagccgccgcctacgagcagcagcagcagatacagCAGCCGATGGTGGATGTGAATGCGTGGCagtcacagcagcagcagcaacagcaccaccagcagcagaagaaggcccAGCAGCCCTGGATGAACAGGCCTCCCTCCAGCGCGGGAGGAGCGGCCCAGGGCAGCTTTATGCTGCACCAGAACGGGGGAGGAGGTGCTggaggtggtggcggcggcggaggcgagCTCCAGCATCTGTTCCAGGTGCAGGCCTCGCCGCAGCACTCGCAGCGCCAGTTGGGTGGGGGGGCCAACGGGGTGCAGAGACAGCAGTCACTGACCAATCTGCGCGACAATCGCTCGCCCAAGTCCCAGCACCAGCCGCAGACCATGGGCATGGCCATGCAGCAGGAGGACATGATGGCACCGCAGAGCATTTGCTTCATtggcgacgaggaggatgtGGACGAGGTGGAGCGCAACATCATCGAGTCCATGCAGGCCACACGCATCTCGGACTTTgtgcttcagcagcagcagcaacagcaacatcaccagcagcaactgcaactgcagcagcagcagcagcgtctgcAGGGCGGAAGGGGCAGTAGTTCGGAGGACTACGACAGCGGCGAGATGATTTCCAACAAGCTGAACATCACCAGCGGAAATCTCACCTACCGCATACCTTCGCCCTCGCGCCCCTCCATTCAGGCCAACAGTTTCCAGGACCCGCGCGACAGCGAGGATCAGCCGGCCGAGAAGGGCTTCTACATCTCCTTCGACGACGACCAGCCCAAGCGTCCAAAGCCGCCGCTGCGCGCCAAGCGCTCGCCCAAGAAGGAGGCCCTGCCGTtgggcggcagcagcagcagcatccgggacagggacagcgTGGACCACCAGACTCTTCTCAAACGGGAGTCCCTAAGTCAACtgcacaacaacaataacaacaacggCAGCGAGGATGGCCACAAGTCAGCAGGGGCCAACAGGCACAGCATCCACGGCCTCAACCACTCCAACAGTGTCAAATCGCCCGGTAATGCCACCTACAACAAGTACACGGACGAGGCGCCCATCCAACTACGCCATCTGGCCGTATCGGGCTCGGATCCATTTGGCCATgagccacacccacatccacacccacagcccatgcagcagcagcccatgTCACCCACGCGAATCCAGCAGAGCAACAACAGTGCCGAGGCGGCCAAGAACAAGGCGCTGGTGATTGGAGCCGACGCCACCAACCTAGATCCG GAGTCTGTGGATGAAATGGAGCGACGAAAAGAGAAGATCATGCTGCTGTCCCTGCAGCGGcgtcagcagcaggaggaggccaaGGCACGCAAGGAGATAGAGGCCTCGCAGAAGCGGGAAAAGGAgcgggagaaggaggaggagcgcgcACGCAAGAAGGAGGATCAAATGGCGCGACGAGCGGCCATATTGGAACAGCATAGACTCAAGAAAGCCATCGAAGAGGCCGAAAGAGAG GGTAAAACCCTGGATCGGCCCGATCTGCATGTGAAACTGCAACCCCAGTCATCTAGTGCAACGAATCCGCGACTCCGGCAGCAGCGCACGACACGTCCCAGGCCCAAGACCATTCATGTGGACGATGCCAGTGTGGACATCAGTGAGGCTTCGAGCATCTCTAGTCGGGGCAAGAAGGGCTCCAGCTCGAATCTAACCG GCTACGGTCAACTAAGCTCAAATTCAATGAAAAGAGATTATTACAGGGGCTCGCAAGACTCCCTCACAGTGAAAG AGTCACCCGATGATTATCCCAGTACAAGTTCAACTCCGATTGGGCGACGGGGATCCTATAAAACTTCCAGAG AGCCAGCAGCCGTCGAGCGGGGCCGCACTCTGTCGCGTATCTCCGTCGCTAAGGGGAGCACACTTAATTTCCGGGGCCGAAAGTCCAATTCGCTAATGAATCTGTGCG ACACAGATTCGGGACTGGGACGCGCCACACCGCCGAGGCGCGCACCCTCGCCTGGAATGGGCGCTTCAGGTAGGCATATGCCATCCCCCTCTGGACCGGGCTCTTTGCCGCCAGGTTTGATATCGAAACGTCGCGGATTTGATGATGGATCCAGCGATTTCTCATTAACTCCGAATTTTAACATGGAATATTCGG GTCCAAAACTCTACAAGCAACCAGCGGCCAAATCCAATCGCGGCATTATACTGAATGCCGTCGAATACTGCGTCTTTCCGGGCGCCGTCAACCGTGAGGCCAAACAGAAAGTGCTCGAGAAGATAGCACGCTCGGAGGCGAAACACTTCCTAGTACTCTTCCGCGATGCGGGCTGCCAGTTCCGCGCCCTCTACAGCTACATGCCCGAGTCCGGGGACCAGGTGACCAAGCTGTACGGCACCGGACCTAGTCAAGTAGACGAAGTCATGTTCGATAAGTTCTTCAA ATACAACTCAGGGGGCAAGTGCTTCTCGCAAGTGCACACCAAGCATCTGACCGTCACCATCGACGCCTTCACAATACACAACTCGCTCTGGCAGGGCAAGCGGGTGCAGTTGCCCAGCAAAAAGGACATGGCGCTTGTGATCTAA
- the Patronin gene encoding patronin isoform X39, which translates to MDAAESQEIRQARQRASVKWLLSKAFNNRVPDNLKEPFYRDHENQERLKPQIIVELGNATLYCQTLSNLYSDPNYQSLNHWSIIQTLARKGVPVAESSDMPITETVLIQTNPLRINAHMSVIESLMVLYAKEISSGDRIMSAIRRISGSNYQTPPGQTYEQALLAWISHACAALKKRIIKEVETGLPDENGTRLQTPDIPPVRDFQDLCDGICLALLIAYYCPKVVPWTMVRINYLPAVEDSIHNILLVSNFSQKHLPYGVFHMTPEDVTFMRGSMKLNLVLLLTDLFNLFEIHPAKCVCYPGMDGQDVIARRTLGANEHGICHRRGLTMQPVMPIPDLRSDLDQPPVGSPSNRPPFQVPHSNSFSGGLNRRSTPPNEHQQQQHQQTVVQANSNHFDGNQGEAFVVHKSRGITTLSSMHSQQQQQHHHQQQHQQQQQFHQQQQSQLQQQLQQQQQQQQQEPLVPARLRQAKEKTNVESKADERGDFVAAGRPSNWEQSRRPSFAGRRSRRNSSSEDSQLTIENFGGSQDQLHTLGGRFDRDRERDRDRDRERKFSNTSIAEPAVAVRSSIADARGTLQLGYDTDSGSEKQDRETEKYSMRRQASVDNVPTVSAHNLSNASSPLPQARNKQHSSDKDYSHSVADTYNDARSSAYDPESTPVRKSSTSSMPASPAAWQLDVGDEDMRSLENATKLSTIRMKLEEKRRRIEQDKRKIEMALLRHQEKEDLESCPEVMKWETMSNESKRTPDMDPVDLDKYQAYNAPVSAYSSRPPSRDPYQQQHQQQQPMAMPQPMQFVNEHGQYMSPPQPSHYQPQSIYSDNGAPYNNHSPHYGAAAPPQYRSSVVFDDYGQPTNHFYLHESSPQAQPQVHPQRRTWAHSAAAAAYEQQQQIQQPMVDVNAWQSQQQQQQHHQQQKKAQQPWMNRPPSSAGGAAQGSFMLHQNGGGGAGGGGGGGGELQHLFQVQASPQHSQRQLGGGANGVQRQQSLTNLRDNRSPKSQHQPQTMGMAMQQEDMMAPQSICFIGDEEDVDEVERNIIESMQATRISDFVLQQQQQQQHHQQQLQLQQQQQRLQGGRGSSSEDYDSGEMISNKLNITSGNLTYRIPSPSRPSIQANSFQDPRDSEDQPAEKGFYISFDDDQPKRPKPPLRAKRSPKKEALPLGGSSSSIRDRDSVDHQTLLKRESLSQLHNNNNNNGSEDGHKSAGANRHSIHGLNHSNSVKSPGNATYNKYTDEAPIQLRHLAVSGSDPFGHEPHPHPHPQPMQQQPMSPTRIQQSNNSAEAAKNKALVIGADATNLDPESVDEMERRKEKIMLLSLQRRQQQEEAKARKEIEASQKREKEREKEEERARKKEDQMARRAAILEQHRLKKAIEEAEREGKTLDRPDLHVKLQPQSSSATNPRLRQQRTTRPRPKTIHVDDASVDISEASSISSRGKKGSSSNLTEPAAVERGRTLSRISVAKGSTLNFRGRKSNSLMNLCDTDSGLGRATPPRRAPSPGMGASGPKLYKQPAAKSNRGIILNAVEYCVFPGAVNREAKQKVLEKIARSEAKHFLVLFRDAGCQFRALYSYMPESGDQVTKLYGTGPSQVDEVMFDKFFKYNSGGKCFSQVHTKHLTVTIDAFTIHNSLWQGKRVQLPSKKDMALVI; encoded by the exons ATGGATGCCGCCGAATCACAGGAAATACGACAG GCTCGTCAACGCGCTTCCGTCAAGTGGCTGCTCTCGAAGGCCTTCAACAATCGCGTGCCGGACAACCTGAAGGAGCCCTTCTATCGCGACCATGAGAATCAGGAGCGCCTCAAGCCCCAGATCATTGTGGAGCTGGGCAACGCCACGCTGTACTGCCAGACGTTGTCCAATCTGTACTCAGATCCCAACTACCAAAGCTTGAATCACTGGTCAATAATACAGACGCTAGCGCGCAAGGGTGTCCCGGTGGCCGAGTCCTCGGACATGCCCATTACCGAAACGGTATTAATTCAAACGAATCCGTTGCGAATT AACGCCCACATGTCTGTGATAGAATCGCTGATGGTTTTGTATGCCAAGGAGATATCATCGGGTGACCGCATCATGTCGGCCATCAGAAG AATATCTGGCAGCAATTACCAGACGCCTCCTGGCCAAACGTATGAGCAAGCTCTGCTGGCTTGGATTTCGCATGCCTGCGCCGCTCTGAAGAAGCGCATCATCAAGGAGGTGGAGACAGGGCTGCCCGATGAGAAT GGCACGCGTCTGCAGACGCCGGACATACCGCCAGTGAGGGACTTCCAGGATCTGTGCGATGGCATCTGCCTGGCGCTGCTCATCGCCTACTACTGCCCCAAGGTGGTGCCCTGGACGATGGTGCGCATCAACTATCTGCCCGCTGTCGAGGACTCCATACACAATATCCTGCTCGTGAGCAATTTCTCACAGAAGCATCTGCCATATGGCGTCTTCCACATGACGCCCGAGGATGTGACCTTCATGAGGGG ATCGATGAAACTGAATCTGGTACTGCTGCTCACGGATCTGTTCAATCTGTTCGAGATACATCCGGCGAAGTGTGTCTGCTACCCGGGCATGGATGGTCAGG ATGTCATCGCCCGGCGCACCTTGGGCGCCAATGAGCACGGAATCTGCCACCGACGGGGCCTCACAATGCAGCCCGTTATGCCCATACCCGATCTCCGCAGCGATCTCGACCAGCCGCCCGTTGGCTCGCCCTCGAATCGGCCGCCATTTCAAG TTCCGCATTCGAATTCATTCAGCGGCGGCTTAAATCGCAGATCCACCCCGCCAAAcgaacaccaacaacaacaacaccaacagacGGTTGTTCAAGCAAATTCGAATCATTTCGATGGTAATCAAGGCGAAG CCTTCGTCGTGCACAAGTCGCGTGGCATCACCACACTCTCATCCATGcactcgcagcagcagcagcaacaccaccaccaacagcagcatcagcaacagcaacagttccaccagcagcagcagtcgcagctacagcaacagctacagcagcaacagcagcagcagcagcaggagccctTGGTTCCGGCTCGCTTGCGTCAGGCTAAAGAAAAGACCAATGTCGAGTCCAAGGCGGATGAGAGAG GCGATTTTGTCGCTGCGGGTCGACCAAGTAACTGGGAACAGAGCCGTCGGCCAAGCTTTGCAG GGCGCCGCTCGCGCAGGAACTCCTCCAGCGAGGACTCTCAGCTGACCATCGAGAACTTTGGCGGCTCCCAGGATCAGCTGCACACGCTGGGAGGCAGATTCGATCGGGATCGCGAACGGGAccgagacagggacagggagcgGAAGTTTTCCAACACCAGCATAG CTGAACCCGCTGTGGCCGTGCGCTCCTCCATTGCCGATGCCCGGGGCACGCTGCAGCTTGGCTACGACACGGATTCGGGCTCGGAGAAGCAGGACCGCGAGACGGAGAAGTATTCAATGCGTCGGCAGGCGAG TGTCGACAATGTGCCCACGGTGTCGGCTCACAATCTATCGAATGCGAGCAGCCCCTTGCCACAGGCACGGAACAAGCAACATTCCAGCGACAAAGACTACAGCCACAGCGTGGCGGACACCTACAACGACGCCCGCTCCAGTGCCTACGATCCGGAGAGCACCCCAGTGCGCAAGTCCTCCACCAGCAGCATGCCAGCGAGCCCCGCAGCCTGGCAGCTGGACGTGGGCGATGAGGACATGCGCTCGCTGGAGAACGCCACCAAGCTGTCCACCATACGCATGAAGCTGGAGGAGAAGCGTCGTCGCATTGAGCAGGACAAGCGGAAGATCGAAATGGCCCTGCTCAGGCACCAGGAGAAG GAGGATCTGGAATCTTGTCCGGAGGTTATGAAGTGGGAAACCATGAGCAATGAATCGAAGCGCACGCCGGACATGGATCCCGTTGACTTGGACAAGTACCAG GCCTACAATGCCCCAGTCAGTGCGTACAGCTCCCGTCCGCCCAGCCGCGATCCCtatcagcagcaacaccagcagcagcagcccatgGCCATGCCCCAGCCGATGCAGTTCGTCAATGAGCACGGCCAGTACATGTCGCCGCCGCAGCCCTCCCACTACCAGCCGCAGAGCATCTACAGCGACAATGGAGCGCCCTACAACAACCACTCGCCGCACTACGGAGCGGCTGCTCCTCCGCAGTACAGGAGCAGTGTGGTCTTCGATGACTATGGCCAGCCCACGAACCACTTCTACCTGCATGAGTCCTcgccacaggcacagccacaggtCCATCCCCAGCGCCGCACCTGGGCGCactcagcagcagccgccgcctacgagcagcagcagcagatacagCAGCCGATGGTGGATGTGAATGCGTGGCagtcacagcagcagcagcaacagcaccaccagcagcagaagaaggcccAGCAGCCCTGGATGAACAGGCCTCCCTCCAGCGCGGGAGGAGCGGCCCAGGGCAGCTTTATGCTGCACCAGAACGGGGGAGGAGGTGCTggaggtggtggcggcggcggaggcgagCTCCAGCATCTGTTCCAGGTGCAGGCCTCGCCGCAGCACTCGCAGCGCCAGTTGGGTGGGGGGGCCAACGGGGTGCAGAGACAGCAGTCACTGACCAATCTGCGCGACAATCGCTCGCCCAAGTCCCAGCACCAGCCGCAGACCATGGGCATGGCCATGCAGCAGGAGGACATGATGGCACCGCAGAGCATTTGCTTCATtggcgacgaggaggatgtGGACGAGGTGGAGCGCAACATCATCGAGTCCATGCAGGCCACACGCATCTCGGACTTTgtgcttcagcagcagcagcaacagcaacatcaccagcagcaactgcaactgcagcagcagcagcagcgtctgcAGGGCGGAAGGGGCAGTAGTTCGGAGGACTACGACAGCGGCGAGATGATTTCCAACAAGCTGAACATCACCAGCGGAAATCTCACCTACCGCATACCTTCGCCCTCGCGCCCCTCCATTCAGGCCAACAGTTTCCAGGACCCGCGCGACAGCGAGGATCAGCCGGCCGAGAAGGGCTTCTACATCTCCTTCGACGACGACCAGCCCAAGCGTCCAAAGCCGCCGCTGCGCGCCAAGCGCTCGCCCAAGAAGGAGGCCCTGCCGTtgggcggcagcagcagcagcatccgggacagggacagcgTGGACCACCAGACTCTTCTCAAACGGGAGTCCCTAAGTCAACtgcacaacaacaataacaacaacggCAGCGAGGATGGCCACAAGTCAGCAGGGGCCAACAGGCACAGCATCCACGGCCTCAACCACTCCAACAGTGTCAAATCGCCCGGTAATGCCACCTACAACAAGTACACGGACGAGGCGCCCATCCAACTACGCCATCTGGCCGTATCGGGCTCGGATCCATTTGGCCATgagccacacccacatccacacccacagcccatgcagcagcagcccatgTCACCCACGCGAATCCAGCAGAGCAACAACAGTGCCGAGGCGGCCAAGAACAAGGCGCTGGTGATTGGAGCCGACGCCACCAACCTAGATCCG GAGTCTGTGGATGAAATGGAGCGACGAAAAGAGAAGATCATGCTGCTGTCCCTGCAGCGGcgtcagcagcaggaggaggccaaGGCACGCAAGGAGATAGAGGCCTCGCAGAAGCGGGAAAAGGAgcgggagaaggaggaggagcgcgcACGCAAGAAGGAGGATCAAATGGCGCGACGAGCGGCCATATTGGAACAGCATAGACTCAAGAAAGCCATCGAAGAGGCCGAAAGAGAG GGTAAAACCCTGGATCGGCCCGATCTGCATGTGAAACTGCAACCCCAGTCATCTAGTGCAACGAATCCGCGACTCCGGCAGCAGCGCACGACACGTCCCAGGCCCAAGACCATTCATGTGGACGATGCCAGTGTGGACATCAGTGAGGCTTCGAGCATCTCTAGTCGGGGCAAGAAGGGCTCCAGCTCGAATCTAACCG AGCCAGCAGCCGTCGAGCGGGGCCGCACTCTGTCGCGTATCTCCGTCGCTAAGGGGAGCACACTTAATTTCCGGGGCCGAAAGTCCAATTCGCTAATGAATCTGTGCG ACACAGATTCGGGACTGGGACGCGCCACACCGCCGAGGCGCGCACCCTCGCCTGGAATGGGCGCTTCAG GTCCAAAACTCTACAAGCAACCAGCGGCCAAATCCAATCGCGGCATTATACTGAATGCCGTCGAATACTGCGTCTTTCCGGGCGCCGTCAACCGTGAGGCCAAACAGAAAGTGCTCGAGAAGATAGCACGCTCGGAGGCGAAACACTTCCTAGTACTCTTCCGCGATGCGGGCTGCCAGTTCCGCGCCCTCTACAGCTACATGCCCGAGTCCGGGGACCAGGTGACCAAGCTGTACGGCACCGGACCTAGTCAAGTAGACGAAGTCATGTTCGATAAGTTCTTCAA ATACAACTCAGGGGGCAAGTGCTTCTCGCAAGTGCACACCAAGCATCTGACCGTCACCATCGACGCCTTCACAATACACAACTCGCTCTGGCAGGGCAAGCGGGTGCAGTTGCCCAGCAAAAAGGACATGGCGCTTGTGATCTAA